In a genomic window of Magnolia sinica isolate HGM2019 chromosome 14, MsV1, whole genome shotgun sequence:
- the LOC131224862 gene encoding glutamate--tRNA ligase, cytoplasmic yields MESITVVFPADNPPLSVFAVAKVAGISLSPDSSLPSGSAPVLRLSSGWELRGTNILIRYLGRLANLYGHDALESAQIDEWLEYASIFSSGSEFEGACGHVDGYLSVRTFLVGYNLSIADIAIWSGLAGTGQRWESLRKSKKYQNLVRWFNSIAEEYGTALNEITATYVGKRGLGKPVATKPKEGDQSGNKSAKVNEERSVKEESNEKEKSGGSFEIDLPGAKIGEVCLRFAPEPSGYLHIGHSKAALLNKYFAQRYKGRLIVRFDDTNPAKESNEFVENLLIDIETLGIKYDAVTYTSDYFPQLMEMAENLIAKGKAYVDDTPREQMQKERMDGIESKCRNNSVDQNLALWKEMIAASERGLQCCVRGKLDMQAPNKSLRDPVYYRCNPMSHHRIGSKYKLYPTYDFACPFVDAIEGITHALRSSEYHDRNDQYYWILKDMGLRKVQIYEFSRLNMVYTLLSKRKLLWFVQNGKVEGWDDPRFPTVQGIVRRGLQIDALIQFILQQGASKNLNLMEWDKLWTINKKIIDPICPRHTAVLEEQRVLMILTDGPEKPFVRVIPRHKKFEGAGKKATTFANRIWIDNADASSVSVGEEITLMDWGNAKIKEIEKDAEGNITSLRGVLHLEGSVKTTKLKLTWLADTDELVNLSLVEFDYLITKKKLEEGEDFIDVLNPCTRRETSAFGDSNMRNLKRGEILQLERRGYFRCDVPFVRPSKPIVLIAIPDGRQPTSSR; encoded by the exons ATGGAATCCATTACCGTCGTATTCCCCGCCGATAATCCTCCGCTTTCGGTCTTCGCAGTAGCGAAAGTCGCCGGCATTTCGCTGTCGCCGGACTCCAGCCTTCCATCCGGTTCAGCTCCAGTTCTCCGTCTCTCCTCAGG ATGGGAATTGCGTGGGACCAACATACTTATACGTTATCTCGGTCGGTTAGCAAATTTGTACGGccatgatgcccttgaatctgcACAG ATTGATGAATGGCTAGAATATGCATCAATCTTTTCATCTGGTTCTGAATTTGAGGGTGCCTGTGGCCATGTGGATGGTTATTTGTCAGTGAGGACATTTTTGGTTGGTTATAATTTGTCAATTGCAGACATAGCAATCTGGTCAGGTCTTGCAG GTACTGGGCAAAGATGGGAAAGTTTGAGGAAGTCAAAAAAATACCAGAATCTAGTTCGTTGGTTCAATTCAATAGCTGAGGAATATGGGACTGCTTTAAATGAGATCACAGCAACATATGTAGGGAAAAGAGGGTTAGGTAAACCAGTTGCCACCAAACCAAAGGAAGGAGACCAAAGTGGCAACAAATCAGCAAAGGTAAATGAAGAGCGGTCAGTGAAGGAGGAAAGCAATGAGAAGGAAAAGTCTGGTGGATCTTTTGAAATAGACCTTCCAGGTGCTAAAATCGGAGAGGTATGCTTGCGATTTGCACCGGAGCCCAGTGGGTATCTTCACATTGGGCATTCAAAAGCTGCACTTCTGAACAAGTATTTCGCCCAAAGATACAAAGGGCGTTTGATTGTCCGCTTTGATGACACAAATCCTGCTAAGGAGAGCAATGAGTTTGTGGAGAATCTGTTAATAGATATTGAGACATTGGGTATCAAGTATGATGCTGTTACGTATACTTCTGATTACTTCCCACAGTTGATGGAAATGGCTGAGAACCTCATAGCGAAGGGAAAAGCATATGTTGATGATACACCACGGGAGCAGATGCAGAAAGAAAGAATGGATGGCATTGAATCAAAATGTAGGAATAATAGTGTGGATCAGAATTTGGCCTTATGGAAAGAAATGATTGCTGCATCTGAAAGAGGCCTGCAGTGCTGTGTCAGAGGCAAGCTGGACATGCAGGCTCCTAACAAGTCACTAAGAGATCCAGTTTATTATCGCTGCAATCCAATGTCTCATCACCGTATTGGTTCTAAGTATAAGTTATACCCTACATATGATTTTGCTTGTCCCTTTGTCGATGCTATTGAGGGCATTACCCACGCACTACGCTCAAGTGAATATCATGATCGTAACGATCAGTACTACTGGATCCTGAAGGATATGGGATTGCGCAAAGTCCAAATTTATGAGTTTAGTCGCTTGAATATGGTGTATACGCTTCTGAGCAAGCGTAAGCTTCTCTGGTTTGTTCAAAATGGAAAAGTTGAGGGGTGGGATGATCCTCGTTTCCCGACCGTGCAGGGAATAGTACGTAGAGGCCTCCAAATTGATGCATTGATACAGTTCATTCTTCAACAG GGCGCCTCAAAAAATCTCAACCTCATGGAGTGGGATAAGCTGTGGACCATCAATAAGAAGATAATTGATCCAATATGTCCCAGACATACTGCTGTCCTTGAAGAACAGCGTGTACTGATGATCCTAACTGATGGTCCTGAGAAACCATTTGTCCGTGTTATACCCAGACATAAGAAGTTTGAGGGAGCTGGGAAAAAAGCGACAACATTCGCGAACAGAATATGGATAGACAACGCTGATGCATCATCTGTCTCAGTTGGTGAGGAGATAACTTTGATGGATTGGGGTAATGCAAAAATTAAAGAAATCGAGAAGGATGCAgaaggaaacataacatcattgAGAGGGGTGTTGCATCTTGAAGGGTCTGTTAAGACCACAAAATTGAAGCTGACATGGTTAGCCGATACAGATGAGTTGGTCAACCTTTCATTGGTTGAATTCGATTATCTAATCACAAAGAAGAAG CTGGAAGAAGGGGAAGACTTCATAGATGTTCTCAACCCCTGCACTAGGCGGGAGACTTCAGCCTTTGGGGATTCTAACATGCGTAATCTGAAGCGTGGGGAGATACTTCAGCTGGAAAGGAGGGGATATTTTCGGTGCGATGTTCCTTTCGTCAGACCTTCTAAGCCTATAGTTCTGATAGCAATCCCAGACGGTAGACAACCAACATCATCGAGGTGA